A single genomic interval of Camelina sativa cultivar DH55 chromosome 11, Cs, whole genome shotgun sequence harbors:
- the LOC104726706 gene encoding LOW QUALITY PROTEIN: lamin-B2-like (The sequence of the model RefSeq protein was modified relative to this genomic sequence to represent the inferred CDS: inserted 1 base in 1 codon) — MSSNWGSSSGSSSRSDVENSFYAEELLQIGTRCKELRKEKEMLRESQFQSVELVRRLELNANSLESHLEDKRRIQTMEKELLNCYQEIDYLRDQVNVRGLEVNYLSERVLDLEVKVNESGNLEEEVQFLREESCTSKSEQLLLLQELESTETELHLSRFSVEKLEESVSSLTLESQCKIESMKLDVVALEQALFDAKKVQGESIQENEKLREIVKELQLKSREAQENAEXLRERCVASERNIAEYCQRFKERWESESESPVNVECFFAELNHMLPVPDEARECVHEIIKKAGIFKDAKLRDKMEDMARKICEYEDLVRELKDELKEEKLKAKEEAEDLTQEMAELRYKMICLLEEECKRRACIEQASLQRIANLEAQIKREKNKSSTCLIPLSAV; from the exons ATGTCGAGTAACTGGGGAAGTAGCTCGGGAAGTAGTTCAAGAAGCGATGTTGAGAACTCGTTTTATGCTGAGGAACTCTTGCAGATTGGAACAAGATGTAAGGAG ctaaggaaagaaaaagagatgctGAGAGAGTCACAGTTCCAGAGTGTTGAACTCGTCAGA AGGTTGGAACTGAATGCGAATTCGTTGGAGTCTCATTtagaagataagagaagaatTCAGACAATGGAGAAGGAATTGTTGAATTGCTACCAGGAGATTG ATTACTTGCGGGATCAAGTAAATGTCAGAGGCCTAGAAGTGAACTACCTGAGTGAACGTGTGCTCGATCTTGAAGTCAAAGTAAACGAATCAGggaatttggaagaagaagttcAATTTTTGAGGGAGGAGTCGTGTACGTCAAAATCTGAGCAACTATTGTTGTTGCAAGAACTGGAGAGCACAGAAACTGAGCTACACTTGTCTAGGTTTTCTGTTGAGAAGCTGGAGGAGTCTGTCTCATCCTTAACATTGGAGTCTCAGTGTAAAATAGAAAGCATGAAACTTGATGTAGTAGCGTTGGAGCAGGCACTCTTTGATGCTAAGAAAGTTCAAGGAGAAAGCATCCAAGAAAACGAGAAGTTAAGAGAAATAGTCAAGGAGCTACAGTTGAAGTCTCGAGAGGCACAAGAGAATGCTG TGCTGAGAGAGAGATGTGTAGCCTCTGAAAGGAACATCGCAGAATATTGTCAAAGGTTTAAAGAACGATGGGAAAGTGAAAGTGAATCGCCTGTAAATGTAGAGTGTTTCTTTGCTGAATTGAACCACATGCTTCCAGTACCTGATGAAGCCCG CGAATGTGTCCATGAGATCATCAAGAAAGCAGGGATTTTCAAGGATGCGAAACTGAGAGACAAAATGGAGGATATGGCTAGAAAGATATGTGAATATGAAGATCTTGTAAGGGAGCTCAAG GATGagttgaaagaagagaaactaaAGGCCAAGGAAGAAGCAGAGGACTTAACACAAGAAATGGCTGAACTAAGATATAAAATGATATGTTTGTTGGAGGAAGAATGCAAGCGGCGTGCATGCATCGAACAAGCATCATTACAAAGAATAGCCAATCTAGAGGCACAG atcaagagagagaagaacaagtCCTCAACTTGCTTAATACCTCTTTCTGCCGTATAG
- the LOC104726710 gene encoding 26S proteasome non-ATPase regulatory subunit 10-like, translating into MLEEQPAAFSLRRNSFRRRSPRSNVDDRGWNPLHIKARKGDLKSVKQLLDQGMDVNALAWGPKSKGVSALHLAAEGGHIEVMDLLLERGANIDAKTWGSCGWTPLHAAAKERKREAVKFLVENGAFLADDISDTRFNPPVHYCHGLEWAYEEMKKLNSESSSSGGDTSSSSEN; encoded by the coding sequence ATGCTTGAAGAACAGCCGGCTGCATTCTCTCTCAGGCGTAACTCATTTAGACGCCGATCTCCCAGATCAAATGTCGATGACAGAGGCTGGAATCCGCTCCACATCAAAGCCAGGAAAGGCGATCTGAAATCCGTGAAACAGCTTCTCGACCAAGGCATGGACGTGAACGCTCTAGCATGGGGACCGAAATCAAAAGGAGTGAGTGCGCTTCACCTTGCAGCAGAGGGAGGTCACATAGAAGTCATGGATTTGCTCCTTGAACGTGGGGCCAACATCGATGCCAAAACATGGGGCTCGTGCGGGTGGACTCCTCTCCACGCTGCGGCTAAAGAGCGAAAGAGAGAAGCAGTCAAGTTTCTGGTGGAGAATGGTGCCTTCTTAGCAGATGATATAAGTGATACAAGGTTTAATCCGCCGGTGCATTACTGTCACGGGCTTGAATGGGCGTACGAGGAAATGAAGAAACTTAACAGCGAGTCTTCTTCATCTGGTGGAGACACATCTTCCAGTTCTGAGAACTGA
- the LOC104726712 gene encoding probable leucine-rich repeat receptor-like protein kinase At1g35710 yields the protein MASRCELLLICVFSLLFALTQSKTLKRDVKALNEIKASLGWRVVYSWVGDDPCGDGDLPPWSGVTCSTQGDYRVVTELEVYAVSIVGPFPIAVTNLLDLTRLDLHNNKLTGPIPPQIGRLKRLKVLNLRWNKLQDVIPPEIGELKKLTHLYLSFNSFKGEIPKELAALPELRYLYLQENRLIGRIPAELGTLQNLRHLDVGNNHLVGTIRELIRFDGSFPSLRNLYLNNNYLSGGIPAQLSNLTNLEIVYLSYNKFIGNIPFAIAHIPKLTYLYLDHNQFSGRIPDAFYKHPFLKEMYIEGNMFKAGVNPIGTHKVLEVSDADFAV from the exons atggcTTCTCGCTGTGAGCTACTTCTGATCTGTGTGTTCTCACTCTTGTTTGCTCTTACTCAATCCAAGACGTTGAAGCGAGATG TGAAAGCTTTGAATGAAATCAAAGCCTCTTTGGGATGGAGAGTGGTGTATTCATGGGTCGGTGATGATCCTTGTGGAGATGGAGACCTTCCACCTTGGTCTGGTGTCACCTGTTCTACACAAGGAGACTATAGGGTTGTCACTGAGTT AGAAGTTTATGCCGTTTCGATTGTTGGACCTTTCCCCATTGCAGTAACTAATCTTTTGGATTTGACTAGACT GGATCTGCATAACAACAAGTTGACTGGTCCAATCCCTCCACAAATTGGAAGACTGAAACGGCTGAAAGTACT AAACTTGAGGTGGAATAAACTACAAGATGTGATTCCCCCCGAGATTGGAGAGCTGAAGAAACTAACCCATTT GTACTTGAGCTTCAATAGCTTCAAGGGAGAAATTCCTAAGGAACTGGCTGCTCTTCCCGAGCTTCGGTATCTATATCTTCAAGAAAACCGTCTCATTGGTAGAATCCCTGCAGAACTGGGCACGCTGCAAAACCTCCGCCACCT AGATGTTGGTAACAACCATTTGGTTGGAACTATTCGGGAGCTCATCCGTTTTGATGGAAGTTTCCCATCTCTTCGCAACTT GTACTTGAACAATAACTATTTGAGTGGAGGGATCCCTGCTCAACTGTCAAATCTGACAAACTTAGAGATTGT gtaCCTGTCCTACAACAAATTTATAGGGAACATTCCTTTTGCAATTGCTCATATTCCTAAACTGACATACTT GTACCTTGACCACAACCAATTTAGCGGGAGAATCCCAGATGCATTCTACAAGCATCCATTCCTCAAAGAAAT GTACATTGAAGGCAACATGTTCAAAGCAGGCGTGAACCCAATTGGTACCCACAAAGTTCTAGAAGTTTCTGATGCCGATTTTGCCGTGTGA
- the LOC104726711 gene encoding heparanase-like protein 2, giving the protein MGYNVVLLSCMLLLLVTFASANMERAIMVIDGARRIAETDDNFVCATLDWWPPEKCNYDQCPWAYASLINLNLSSPLLAKAIQAFRTLRIRIGGSLQDQVIYDVGDLKTPCTQFKKTDDGLFGFSKGCLYMKRWDELNHFFNGTGAIVTFGLNALYGRDKLSGNAWGGDWDHINTQDFMNYTVSKGYAIDSWEFGNELSGSGIGASVSVELYGKDLIVLKDVINNVYKDSQTKPLVVAPGGFYEEKWYSELLRLSGPGVLDVVTHHIYNLGPGNDPKLVNRILDPNYLSGVSGTFANVNRTIQEHGPWAAAWVGEAGGAFNSGGRQVSETFINSFWYLDQLGMSAKHNTKVYCRQALVGGFYGLLEKETFVPNPDYYSALLWHRLMGKGVLEVQTNASEYLRAYVHCSKGRTGITLLLINLSKQTTFTVGVSNGVKVVLQAESMKRKSLLETIKSKVSWVGNKASDGYLNREEYHLSPQDGVLRSKIMLLNGDPLVPTATGDIPDLKPVRHGVKSPVYVNPLSISFIVLPTFDAPACS; this is encoded by the exons ATGGGCTACAATGTTGTGCTCTTGAGTTGTATGCTTCTACTTCTCGTTACTTTTGCTAGCGCCAACATGGAACGAGCCATCATGGTTATAGACGGTGCACGTCGAATCGCTGAGACTGATGACAACTTTGTCTGCGCAACGCTTGATTGGTGGCCACCTGAAAAATGCAACTATGATCAGTGTCCTTGGGCTTACGCCTCTCTCATCAATttg AACttatcttctcctcttcttgctAAAGCTATTCAAG CTTTTAGGACGTTGAGGATAAGAATAGGTGGTTCCTTGCAAGATCAAGTGATTTACGACGTAGGAGACTTGAAGACTCCTTGCACTCAGTTCAAGAAGACTGACGACGGTTTGTTCGGATTCTCTAAAGGATGTTTGTATATGAAGCGCTGGGACGAACTTAACCATTTCTTCAACGGAACCGG AGCTATTGTGACTTTCGGTTTGAACGCTCTGTATGGGAGAGATAAACTCAGCGGAAACGCGTGGGGAGGGGATTGGGATCATATTAACACTCAGGATTTCATGAACTACACAGTCTCAAAGGGTTATGCTATAGACTCGTGGGAGTTTG GTAATGAGCTTAGTGGAAGTGGGATTGGTGCTAGCGTGAGTGTAGAGCTTTATGGGAAAGACTTGATTGTACTGAAAGATGTAATCAATAACGTTTACAAGGATTCTCAGACCAAACCTTTGGTTGTAGCTCCAGGTGGATTCTATGAAGAAAAATGGTACTCAGAGCTTCTTCGGCTCTCTGGACCCGGTGTTCTTGATGTCGTGACTCATCATATATACAATCTTGGTCCAG GGAATGATCCTAAGCTAGTGAATAGGATACTAGATCCAAATTACTTGAGCGGGGTTTCGGGGACATTCGCGAATGTGAACCGAACAATCCAAGAACATGGACCTTGGGCTGCTGCTTGGGTTGGAGAAGCCGGTGGAGCCTTTAACAGTGGTGGCCGTCAGGTTTCAGAGACATTCATTAACAGCTTCTG GTACTTGGATCAGCTTGGTATGTCCGCGAAGCATAACACCAAAGTATACTGCAGACAAGCTTTGGTCGGAGGATTCTACGGTCTGCTCGAAAAGGAAACGTTTGTTCCCAATCCAGATTACTACAG CGCGCTTCTTTGGCATCGTTTGATGGGTAAAGGCGTTCTCGAGGTTCAGACAAATGCCTCGGAGTATCTACGAGCCTACGTTCATTGCTCCAAAGGAAGA ACGGGTATAACGCTTCTTCTGATTAATCTGAGTAAGCAAACAACGTTTACAGTCGGAGTCAGCAACGGCGTGAAGGTTGTTTTGCAAGCAGAATCGATGAAGAGGAAATCCTTGTTGGAAACAATCAAGAGCAAGGTGTCTTGGGTCGGAAACAAAGCTTCTGATGGATATTTGAACAGAGAAGAGTATCACTTGAGTCCACAAGATGGTGTTTTGCGCAGCAAGATAATGCTCTTGAACGGTGACCCTTTGGTACCTACAGCCACAGGAGATATCCCAGACCTTAAGCCAGTCCGGCACGGCGTGAAATCACCGGTTTATGTCAATCCGTTGTCGATATCATTCATAGTGTTACCTACCTTTGATGCTCCTGCCTGTTCTTGA
- the LOC104726713 gene encoding uncharacterized protein LOC104726713: protein MAEENTSEVKEIENSCDTNTPEMSEEGSVERVHVTDVGNAEDVASVVSKDHQDEIIPVISEVPKPKGATPRRYSTGTIGTRPSKPQVQSRYRGNHRVSSIHDLCKHGKRCDHQDDAVKPWKMVRRKSIEGSDVIKVETSSLTRKSLGSVSRQIPGTNSVAAKRDTLALKIKPYASVNSESSSELARSIDGSSVKSNDIARRNKQTVSTLSGGSSSVVKKVPGLRSEKSNAAMVKVSKVSGAGSFKVSAPKNMEKAKTRTVNSEDVKEKTVCVVESSVKGVQSEKKTMGSGNKSLTTPKRGSSPTKQIPGTISTGLMTKKKETGSADLEANPKTEKKIRVKKTGVKVSLAQQLTFKKGKVLDPKPEDSSPKWIKFKKRVVQELKTQTEGKKKSLKDRRLGVETKNEPCESSKREKVVLRHQKVEGKKKMVTLLNNVIEETFIKLTKVRKNKVKALIGAFETVISLQDTYKTSHKSSQSKATTSASKVRPLVSEE, encoded by the coding sequence ATGGCTGAGGAGAATACTTCAGAGGTCAAAGAGATTGAGAATTCTTGCGATACAAATACTCCGGAGATGTCTGAAGAGGGTTCCGTGGAAAGGGTACATGTAACGGATGTGGGGAATGCTGAAGATGTTGCATCTGTGGTATCCAAGGATCATCAAGATGAGATTATACCAGTGATCAGTGAAGTGCCTAAACCAAAAGGTGCTACTCCGAGACGCTACTCGACTGGAACAATAGGTACACGACCAAGTAAACCGCAGGTTCAGTCCCGTTATCGTGGGAATCATCGTGTGAGTTCGATTCATGATTTATGTAAACATGGAAAGAGGTGTGATCATCAAGATGATGCTGTGAAACCGTGGAAGATGGTTAGGAGAAAGAGTATTGAAGGCTCAGATGTGATCAAAGTTGAGACTTCGAGTTTGACAAGGAAGTCGTTGGGAAGTGTGAGTAGGCAGATTCCTGGTACCAATTCTGTGGCTGCAAAGAGAGATACATTGGCTCTGAAAATAAAACCATATGCTTCTGTGAATTCAGAATCTAGTAGTGAGCTTGCGAGATCTATTGATGGTTCTAGCGTTAAAAGCAATGATATAGCTCGGAGAAATAAACAAACCGTGAGTACTCTGAGTGGTGGTTCATCTTCTGTTGTTAAAAAGGTTCCTGGCTTGAGAAGTGAGAAGTCGAATGCTGCTATGGTGAAGGTTTCAAAGGTCAGTGGCGCTGGAAGTTTTAAGGTTTCTGCTCCAAAGAATATGGAGAAGGCAAAGACTCGGACAGTTAACAGTGAAGATGTAAAAGAGAAGACTGTGTGTGTTGTTGAGTCTAGCGTCAAAGGTGTTCAGAGTGAGAAGAAAACCATGGGAAGTGGAAATAAAAGCTTGACTACTCCTAAACGTGGTTCTAGTCCTACTAAACAGATTCCTGGTACGATCAGTACCGGTTTGATGactaagaaaaaagaaactggTTCTGCAGACCTTGAAGCAAATCCAAAAACTGAGAAGAAGATTAGGGTTAAGAAGACAGGAGTAAAGGTGAGTCTAGCTCAGCAGCTGACTTTCAAGAAAGGAAAGGTTCTTGATCCGAAACCTGAAGATTCTTCTCCTAAATGGATCAAGTTCAAAAAGAGGGTTGTGCAGGAGCTGAAAACACAAAccgaaggaaagaagaagagtcttAAAGATAGGAGATTGGGTGTTGAGACGAAGAACGAACCTTGCGAAAGTAGTAAACGTGAGAAGGTTGTTCTGAGGCATCAAAAAgtagaagggaagaagaaaatggtgacATTGTTGAACAATGTGATTGAGGAGACATTTATTAAGCTCACAAAGGTAAGGAAGAACAAAGTGAAAGCTCTCATTGGTGCTTTTGAAACTGTTATCTCTCTTCAGGACACTTATAAGACATCTCACAAATCAAGTCAAAGCAAGGCCACAACATCTGCGTCTAAGGTTAGACCTTTGGTTTCCGAAgagtga
- the LOC104726714 gene encoding transcription factor PIF7-like — translation MSNYGVKELTWENGQLTVHGLGEEVDPTTSNDPIWSQSLNGCETLESVVHQAALQQPSKLQLQSPNGPNHNYESKDGSCSRKRGYPQEMDRWFAVQEESHRVGHSVTASASGTNMSWASFESGRSLKTARTGDRDYVRSGSETQDTEGDEQETRGDAGRSNGRRGRAAAIHNESERRRRDRINQRMRTLQKLLPTASKADKVSILDDVIEHLKQLQAQVQFMSLRANFPQQMMIPQLPPPQSVLSIQQQQQQQQQQQQQQFQMSLLATMARMGMGGGGNAYGGLVPPPPPPPPPPPLMVPTMANRDCTNGSSTALTDPYSAFFAQTMNMDLYNKMAAAIYRQQSDQTTKVNTGGMPSSSLNHEKRD, via the exons AT GTCGAATTACGGAGTGAAAGAGCTCACATGGGAAAATGGGCAATTAACCGTTCATGGTCTAGGCGAAGAAGTCGATCCAACCACCTCGAATGACCCTATATGGTCCCAAAGTCTCAATGGGTGTGAGACTTTGGAGTCTGTGGTTCATCAAGCGGCTCTACAGCAGCCAAGCAAGCTGCAGCTGCAGAGTCCAAATGGTCCAAACCACAATTACGAGAGCAAAGACGGATCTTGTTCAAGAAAACGCGGTTATCCCCAAGAAATGGACCGTTGGTTTGCTGTTCAAGAAGAAAGCCATAGAGTTGGTCACAGCGTGACTGCAAGTGCGAGTGGTACCAATATGTCTTGGGCGTCTTTTGAATCTGGTCGGAGTTTGAAGACAGCTAGAACCGGCGACAGAGACTACGTCCGCTCTGGATCG gAAACTCAAGATACTGAAGGAGATGAACAAGAGACAAGAGGAGACGCAGGGAGATCTAATGGACGAAGGGGACGAGCAGCAGCTATTCACAACGAATCTGAAAGG AGACGGCGTGATAGGATAAACCAGAGGATGAGAACACTTCAGAAGCTGCTTCCTACTGCAAGTAAG GCGGATAAAGTATCCATCTTGGATGATGTAATCGAACACCTTAAACAGCTACAAGCACAAGTTCAGTTTATGAGCCTAAGAGCCAATTTTCCACAACAGATGATGATTCCGCAACTACCTCCACCACAATCAGTTCTCAGCatccaacaacaacagcagcaacaacaacaacaacagcagcaacagTTCCAGATGTCGTTGCTTGCAACAATGGCTCGAATGGGAATGGGAGGCGGTGGCAATGCTTACGGAGGTTtagttcctcctcctcctcctcctcctcctcctccaccattgaTGGTCCCTACTATGGCTAACAGAGACTGCACCAACGGTTCTTCAACCGCTTTAACTGATCCATACAGTGCCTTTTTCGCACAG ACAATGAATATGGATCTCTACAATAAAATGGCTGCAGCGATCTACAGACAACAGTCTGATCAGACTACAAAGGTAAATACAGGAGGCATGCCCTCAAGTTCTTTGAATCACGAGAAAAGAGATTAG